In the Canis lupus dingo isolate Sandy chromosome 36, ASM325472v2, whole genome shotgun sequence genome, one interval contains:
- the LOC112668275 gene encoding bromodomain-containing protein 4-like, whose product MWEGACLPFLPGVGTGPSLGTLGLQGEGLSADWTPPAHSDDAGPHSGRNCGAPGFHRCLVPTLRPQTIGGTCAPDLARSDPTLLLSPVAQYSSLLSTPTLPLSPVSQYSHSPQYPHPPLSPVSPLSPSPQYPHPPTLPSTPTLPLSPVPQPSHSPQYPHPPTLPSTPVHKEEALTQRQVTAHRDTRWPAHPPPSLRRPRAGRCHPRASGSHAPSFLDVFGLQHDAGGPGGPAGLAKGQYRGPVPSGAPSRVSAGPVTVQGHRPPGLSAGQGAARPQPPRGQETPPGDPARGQMDKNAQAMGPLPPQREAVTPGLQGGPAPGAGTGVAAIAERRPG is encoded by the exons ATGTGGGAGggtgcctgcctccccttcctgcccGGCGTGGGGACAGGACCCTCCCTCGGGACCCTCGGCCTTCAGGGTGAAGGGCTAAGTGCTGATTGGACCCCGCCTGCCCACAGTGATGATGCGGGACCCCACTCTGGGCGGAACTGTGGTGCCCCCGGGTTCCACCGCTGCCTGGTGCCCACTCTGCGTCCGCAGACCATCGGAGGCACTTGTGCTCCGGATCTGGCTCGCAGCGACCCgactctcctgctctccccagtAGCCCAGTACTCGTCTCTCCTCAGTAccccaactctcccactctccccagtatcccagtactcccactctccccagtacccccaccctccactctccccagtatccccactctccccctctccccagtacccccaccctcccactctccccagtacccccaccctcccactctccccagtaccccaaccctcccactctccccagtacccccaccctcccactctccccagtaccccagtgCATAAAGAGGAGGCACTCACACAGCGACAGGTCACAG cCCACAGGGATACTCGCTGGCCGGCCCACCCACCACCATCTCTGCGCCGGCCCCGGGCTGGGAGATGTCACCCCCGAGCATCAG GTTCTCACGCGCCGTCATTCTTGGATGTGTTTGGATTGCAGCACGATGCAGGAGGACCCGGAGGCCCTGCTGGCCTTGCAAAGGGCCAATACCGTGGCCCAGTaccatcag GCGCACCAAGCAGGGTCTCCGCAGGACCTGTCACTGTGCAAGGTCACCGACCACCAGGGCTTTCTGCA GGACAAGGAGctgcccggccccagcccccgcgAGGCCAAG AAACTCCGCCAGGAGACCCGGCGcgtggacaaatggataaaaatgctcAAGCGATGGGACCACTACCTCCCCAGCGAGAAG CTGTGACGCCTGGTCTACAAGGGGGTCCCGCCCCAGGTGCGGGGACAGGTGTGGCTGCGATTGCTGAACGTCGACCAGGTTAA